A portion of the Chryseobacterium tructae genome contains these proteins:
- a CDS encoding DUF4876 domain-containing protein, which yields MVINGAEQSKTIDLSLKAGSGDLILEEVFFTGTQTPQGAMYFGDQYFKITNNTDQTLYADGMLLIQSAFMTNEKQDYSPNIMGTTFSAGAIIRIPGNGTTYPVLPGSSIIIAEDAINHKEFNPSSINLSQANFQIFKEDSDDIDNPAVPKMINVFEKMVIHTQGYYAYAIARMPPGITDESLINQNSYTYTYNLTFGGEVYPMDGTAVKIPNGWIKDAVNLSVQDSFQWLVTSPSLDMGWTSVTSFDGDKSRFGKAVRRKVIGKTAEGKNILKDTNNSTADFDHGVKPSLFN from the coding sequence GTGGTTATCAACGGTGCTGAACAAAGCAAAACGATTGATCTCTCACTGAAAGCAGGAAGCGGCGATCTTATTCTTGAGGAAGTATTCTTCACAGGGACTCAAACCCCACAGGGAGCGATGTATTTTGGAGACCAGTATTTTAAAATCACCAATAATACAGACCAGACATTATATGCTGACGGAATGTTATTGATACAATCAGCTTTCATGACCAATGAAAAGCAGGATTACAGCCCGAATATCATGGGAACTACATTCTCTGCGGGAGCAATTATTAGAATTCCGGGTAATGGAACTACTTATCCTGTATTGCCCGGTTCATCGATTATCATTGCAGAAGATGCTATCAATCATAAAGAATTCAACCCTTCGTCCATCAATCTTTCTCAGGCTAATTTCCAGATTTTCAAAGAAGATTCTGATGATATTGATAATCCTGCAGTTCCTAAAATGATCAATGTATTTGAGAAAATGGTTATTCACACACAAGGATATTATGCGTATGCTATAGCACGTATGCCTCCGGGAATCACCGATGAATCATTAATCAACCAGAATTCATACACTTACACCTATAATCTTACTTTTGGCGGCGAGGTTTATCCTATGGATGGAACAGCTGTTAAAATCCCGAACGGATGGATCAAGGATGCAGTTAATTTAAGTGTACAGGATTCTTTCCAATGGCTGGTAACTTCTCCTTCTTTGGATATGGGATGGACTTCTGTAACTTCTTTTGATGGTGATAAAAGCCGTTTTGGAAAAGCTGTTCGCAGAAAGGTTATCGGTAAAACTGCTGAGGGTAAAAATATTTTAAAAGACACCAACAACTCCACCGCGGATTTTGACCATGGTGTAAAACCTTCATTATTCAATTAA
- a CDS encoding TonB-dependent receptor plug domain-containing protein, with the protein MIHNDPKFPFKTQVFTFLFLFTTYSTVQAQDRSAVILFEIKNKQSEPIRDSEIKIISSENNYTVPTNEKGIATLSVIPGQYVIEIRKNGMIEYSGKLSITQSETFTFSLTDKITSIEEVIITAKESKGLTSSSVISHRAMQHLQPSSFTDLLELLPGGRSGDPVLNQVNKINLRETGNPGNDYNTSAMGTTFLVDGAPLNSGANLQYTYDFLDKNNNGLKRRLNLTSGVDMRAISTDQIEKVEIMRGIPSVIYGNLTSGIVKITNKSGYTHWKSRFKADGYSKLFAISKGFEDKKHGLKINTGIDYLNAKSDPRDPLENYKRITANFALIKEKQRSHGNFRWQTHLSYTGSLDGSKTDPDVDLSQLNSYEVNNHLLSLSNVFNYTKNEPSFYKSTEVQATINQRFDKIKQTKFIQLENATAFPLSRNEGEYDGYYPTAQYISDYSVDGKPLDIFVKMVNAFQWDFKTIKNEINTGFDWQLSKNWGQGQLFDIYRPIDPKATFRPRAYRDVPAYSTAALFLETISTADLGKHKLTLALGVRGNSMLNLPAHFNMNRKMYLDPRTNLQWDLPTFNLMNKKAQIALTLGYGKQTLFPDLNLLYPELIYKDVQQLNYFHSNPNYRKVNYKTMIYNPQNPEIEPATNEKFEARIDFSLGFHQLSVTVFKEKMHNAFRSMNEYAVYQYKKYDTSALNHDAITSPPDVNTLLYQNFTENFMYSAQRNGSKIDKEGVEFQYSSNRIPVINTRFTVSGAWFRTQYGNSLPVYRRPDVLINGRPYPYLGLYNGMEPNSVNEILNTNLMMDTYIPKLDLIFSSSFQFSWYSSRKMESMSGLPSHYVDQNGNIFPFNPDTAHGTILERLIMVQNEDRYNATRRPLEANLNLKVTKSFRHKTVIVSMFANRLFSYYAPYNVNGFTINRKGAQDPYFGMEINFNL; encoded by the coding sequence ATGATCCATAACGATCCCAAATTCCCTTTTAAAACACAAGTTTTTACATTTTTATTTCTTTTCACAACCTATTCAACAGTTCAAGCACAAGACAGATCTGCGGTCATTTTATTTGAAATAAAGAATAAACAATCTGAACCCATCAGAGATTCAGAAATCAAAATTATATCCAGTGAAAATAACTACACTGTGCCTACCAATGAAAAAGGGATTGCTACTCTATCAGTAATTCCTGGTCAGTATGTGATTGAGATTCGTAAAAATGGGATGATAGAATATTCAGGTAAGTTGTCAATTACCCAATCTGAAACCTTCACATTTTCACTTACAGACAAAATCACATCTATAGAGGAAGTGATCATTACTGCTAAGGAAAGTAAGGGTCTGACTTCGTCATCTGTGATCAGCCATCGTGCGATGCAGCATTTGCAACCCTCTAGTTTTACCGATCTTCTGGAGCTCCTTCCCGGAGGCCGATCTGGAGACCCAGTTTTAAATCAAGTTAATAAAATCAATCTTCGTGAAACTGGAAATCCTGGAAATGACTACAACACTTCCGCCATGGGAACTACATTTTTAGTAGATGGTGCTCCATTAAACTCGGGTGCTAATCTTCAATATACCTATGATTTTTTAGATAAAAACAATAATGGATTAAAAAGGCGGCTCAATCTCACTAGTGGTGTCGATATGCGAGCTATTTCTACTGATCAGATTGAAAAAGTAGAAATTATGCGTGGTATTCCTTCTGTCATTTATGGAAATCTTACCTCCGGAATCGTTAAAATCACCAACAAATCAGGATACACTCATTGGAAATCAAGGTTTAAAGCTGATGGTTACAGTAAACTATTTGCCATCAGCAAGGGGTTTGAAGATAAAAAGCATGGCCTGAAAATCAATACGGGAATCGACTATTTGAATGCTAAATCTGACCCAAGAGACCCACTTGAAAATTATAAAAGAATTACAGCCAATTTTGCTCTAATAAAGGAAAAACAACGTAGCCACGGTAACTTCAGATGGCAAACCCATCTTAGCTATACAGGTTCTCTTGATGGATCAAAGACTGATCCGGATGTAGATTTATCACAATTAAACTCTTATGAGGTCAATAATCACCTTTTGAGTCTTTCCAATGTGTTTAATTACACCAAAAATGAGCCTTCATTTTACAAATCAACAGAGGTTCAGGCTACCATCAATCAAAGATTTGACAAAATAAAGCAAACCAAGTTTATTCAGCTGGAAAATGCAACCGCTTTTCCTCTATCCAGAAATGAAGGTGAATATGATGGCTACTACCCTACAGCTCAATATATTTCAGACTATAGTGTAGATGGTAAGCCACTTGATATTTTTGTGAAGATGGTGAATGCTTTTCAATGGGATTTTAAAACCATTAAAAATGAGATCAATACAGGATTTGATTGGCAACTCAGTAAAAACTGGGGTCAGGGGCAACTATTTGATATTTATAGACCAATAGACCCTAAAGCTACGTTCAGACCACGTGCTTATCGTGATGTACCAGCCTATTCTACTGCTGCTTTATTTCTGGAAACCATCAGTACAGCAGATCTTGGCAAACACAAACTTACACTAGCATTAGGAGTAAGAGGAAATTCGATGTTGAACCTGCCGGCTCATTTTAATATGAACAGGAAGATGTATCTGGATCCAAGAACTAATCTTCAATGGGATCTGCCAACATTTAATTTAATGAATAAAAAGGCTCAGATAGCTTTAACATTGGGTTATGGTAAGCAGACCTTATTCCCGGATCTTAATCTTCTATACCCTGAATTGATCTATAAAGATGTACAGCAATTGAACTATTTCCATTCTAATCCGAATTATAGAAAAGTGAACTATAAAACCATGATCTATAATCCTCAAAATCCGGAAATAGAACCTGCTACCAATGAAAAATTTGAGGCAAGAATAGACTTTAGTTTAGGGTTCCATCAGCTATCGGTGACTGTTTTTAAAGAAAAAATGCACAATGCCTTTCGTTCTATGAATGAATATGCGGTTTATCAATATAAAAAATACGATACATCAGCACTCAATCACGATGCGATTACTTCTCCTCCTGATGTCAATACGCTTCTTTATCAAAACTTTACGGAAAATTTCATGTATTCAGCACAACGAAATGGGAGTAAAATAGATAAGGAAGGGGTGGAATTTCAGTATTCCTCCAATAGAATTCCTGTTATTAATACAAGGTTTACAGTAAGCGGAGCATGGTTCCGCACTCAATATGGCAACAGTCTTCCGGTATACAGGAGACCCGATGTATTGATCAACGGCAGACCTTATCCTTATCTCGGACTCTATAATGGAATGGAACCTAATTCTGTCAATGAAATCCTGAATACAAACTTGATGATGGATACTTATATTCCAAAATTAGATTTGATATTTTCAAGTTCTTTTCAATTTTCATGGTATTCCAGCAGAAAGATGGAATCTATGAGCGGGCTACCCAGTCATTATGTAGATCAAAATGGTAATATTTTCCCATTCAATCCTGATACAGCCCATGGAACGATCCTCGAAAGACTGATTATGGTTCAGAATGAAGACCGGTATAATGCTACAAGAAGACCTTTAGAAGCTAATCTTAACCTGAAAGTAACTAAAAGCTTCAGACACAAAACAGTTATCGTTTCGATGTTTGCTAACAGACTTTTCAGTTATTATGCGCCCTACAATGTGAATGGATTTACTATCAACAGAAAAGGAGCACAAGATCCCTATTTCGGAATGGAGATCAATTTCAATTTATAA
- a CDS encoding NUDIX hydrolase: MKIKDTKSKETLQELIDTKDFVAHISVDCTIFGFHNNILKVLLLKYHDLDLWSLPGGFVFNDEDLREAAERVLYERTHLKGLFLKQFHTFGRIDRTENNVHQILLRNKGIEVPGDHWIFQRFVTVGYCSLIDFSMTNTFPDAFNESCEWFEVNNLPKMAFDHDRIIETGLEYLRMNINTEVAASNLLPEKFTMKDLQALYETILGQKFRRNNFQRKILSLNILDRLEKLYDGSANKAPYLYKFKTKVHNSTNQYPISNDEEA; this comes from the coding sequence ATGAAAATAAAAGACACAAAAAGCAAAGAAACACTTCAGGAACTGATCGACACAAAAGATTTTGTTGCTCATATTTCTGTAGACTGTACGATATTCGGCTTTCACAATAATATTCTGAAAGTCTTGCTATTAAAGTATCACGATCTGGATCTATGGTCACTTCCGGGTGGTTTTGTTTTCAATGATGAAGACCTTCGGGAAGCTGCAGAACGGGTTTTGTATGAACGAACTCACCTTAAAGGGTTATTTTTAAAACAATTCCATACGTTTGGAAGAATAGACCGTACAGAAAATAACGTTCACCAGATCCTGCTTAGAAATAAAGGAATAGAAGTTCCCGGGGATCACTGGATCTTTCAAAGGTTTGTTACTGTAGGATACTGCAGCCTAATTGATTTCTCAATGACCAATACTTTTCCGGATGCTTTTAATGAAAGCTGTGAATGGTTTGAAGTGAACAATCTTCCCAAGATGGCATTCGACCATGACAGAATTATAGAAACCGGACTGGAATACCTGAGAATGAATATCAATACAGAAGTAGCAGCCAGTAATTTATTGCCTGAAAAATTTACGATGAAGGATCTCCAGGCTCTTTATGAAACAATTTTAGGACAAAAATTCAGAAGAAATAATTTCCAGCGAAAAATATTAAGCCTTAATATCCTGGACAGGTTAGAAAAATTATACGATGGGTCTGCGAACAAAGCTCCCTATCTGTATAAATTCAAAACCAAGGTACACAATTCCACCAATCAGTATCCTATCTCCAATGATGAGGAGGCGTAA
- a CDS encoding DUF6850 family outer membrane beta-barrel protein, whose product MKHFQSILILPVLFLGSEAYAQDNDSIMKKIREEYSYERILKNRVNTNPANMLDSRKYRITVFNIFTQNNDTPNELQQKGKGKDLWGAETRTHQILDPKTVVWGNASYSQGKRKQVVWNENADYDIIYPYVAADSVGGDMKFENYAFSGGYSKQINTFTVGITGSYKASLSYRDIDPRPKNTSAQFSLALGANKLMFNQFKIGAYLEAEKYTQKHYLSFVSNQGFPMIYNMNGLGNYNALLSGKLRQAYYEGWSYGGGLQIYEAENRSWFLTAGMKKFNLDKLLTEYADLTASKIEEQQFNFSLGKFFETGTISWGISAIGNHTNRKGTENLFLNDNSRNYIQIGSAEQYSHQITDIVFKGFLEVEHKSAKSSFLPYFGLIQEKEKYNNPLSFINLNKLVYGADYQWLNTFSDKLALSVSTGVSITDIYKKEATFNSSGKPAIQKMLQENYQFQSSDYWQAKLDIHFHFNVPVIKNAYVGGKMMYTHFKNDNNMLFTATIGAIF is encoded by the coding sequence ATGAAACATTTTCAATCCATACTTATCCTGCCCGTCCTTTTTCTGGGTTCTGAAGCCTATGCTCAGGACAACGACTCTATCATGAAGAAAATTCGTGAAGAGTACAGCTATGAAAGGATACTCAAAAACAGGGTCAATACCAATCCTGCCAACATGCTAGATTCAAGGAAGTATCGCATTACAGTTTTTAATATATTCACTCAAAACAATGATACTCCCAATGAACTACAACAAAAAGGAAAGGGAAAAGATCTTTGGGGTGCAGAAACCCGCACTCACCAAATATTGGATCCAAAAACTGTAGTTTGGGGTAATGCTTCTTATTCGCAGGGAAAACGCAAGCAGGTAGTATGGAACGAAAATGCTGATTATGATATCATCTATCCTTATGTAGCAGCAGACAGTGTTGGCGGTGATATGAAATTTGAAAACTATGCATTTTCAGGCGGGTATTCAAAACAGATCAATACATTCACAGTAGGAATTACAGGAAGTTACAAAGCCAGTCTAAGCTATCGTGATATTGATCCAAGGCCTAAGAACACTTCTGCTCAATTCTCACTGGCTCTGGGAGCCAATAAACTGATGTTTAATCAGTTCAAAATTGGGGCTTACCTGGAAGCTGAAAAGTATACCCAAAAGCATTATTTGAGCTTTGTAAGCAATCAGGGATTTCCGATGATCTATAATATGAACGGTTTAGGAAACTACAATGCTCTTCTTTCCGGAAAACTTCGACAAGCCTATTATGAAGGCTGGTCTTACGGAGGTGGTTTACAGATCTATGAAGCGGAAAACAGGTCTTGGTTTCTTACTGCAGGAATGAAAAAGTTTAATCTTGATAAACTTCTGACGGAATATGCAGATCTTACGGCTTCCAAGATAGAGGAACAACAGTTTAATTTTTCATTGGGAAAGTTTTTTGAAACCGGTACAATCTCTTGGGGAATTTCAGCGATAGGAAACCACACCAACAGAAAGGGTACAGAGAACCTTTTTCTTAATGATAATTCAAGGAATTACATACAGATTGGTTCTGCAGAACAATACAGCCATCAGATCACTGATATTGTTTTTAAAGGCTTTTTAGAGGTGGAACATAAAAGTGCAAAATCATCATTTCTCCCTTACTTTGGATTGATTCAGGAAAAGGAAAAATATAATAATCCGCTTTCATTTATTAATTTAAATAAGCTTGTTTATGGTGCGGACTATCAATGGTTAAATACATTTAGTGATAAGCTTGCTCTTTCTGTTTCTACAGGAGTTTCTATAACTGATATTTATAAAAAAGAGGCAACGTTCAATAGTTCCGGAAAACCTGCTATTCAAAAGATGTTGCAGGAAAATTATCAATTTCAGTCTTCAGATTATTGGCAGGCAAAACTTGATATCCATTTTCATTTCAATGTTCCTGTCATTAAGAATGCTTATGTAGGAGGTAAAATGATGTACACTCATTTCAAAAACGATAACAATATGCTTTTCACAGCAACGATAGGAGCCATTTTTTAA
- a CDS encoding MFS transporter: MIAALAIVGFCSCLLPFIEEFWFYKVWFAIIGACFAIGKICVFGIIRNNISDEKSLAKTMNSVEASFMIGIFVVNTGFGWLISSQYSEFWRFGFLLIAVLSAITIFLLSKTEITESAPKSNQSIFSELSGFTTPVVALFLAVIFFIVFVEQGFNSWLPSFYKNHLKVNSFFALQATSFLALFSYAGRTVTANIIRRFSLSKYYISCISLIVVLLLVILGIQYTDSEDSKMILFLFPVVGLFLSPLYPVINSKMIAVVDKEKINLFTSLIVIFSSLGSSVSSIIMAVLFGKQLLNFYPLYILCSVILLFVVSLIYFTVSKRKYRK, translated from the coding sequence TTGATAGCAGCTTTGGCTATTGTAGGGTTTTGTTCTTGTCTGCTTCCCTTTATAGAAGAATTCTGGTTTTACAAAGTATGGTTTGCCATTATTGGAGCCTGCTTCGCCATTGGTAAAATATGTGTTTTCGGAATTATCAGGAACAATATTTCAGATGAAAAATCATTGGCGAAAACAATGAATAGTGTAGAGGCATCCTTTATGATAGGAATATTTGTTGTTAATACAGGATTTGGATGGCTGATCTCCAGTCAGTATTCGGAATTTTGGAGGTTTGGGTTTTTATTGATTGCCGTGTTATCTGCCATTACAATTTTTTTACTTTCAAAAACAGAAATAACAGAGTCTGCACCGAAGAGCAACCAAAGTATTTTTTCAGAGTTATCCGGCTTTACAACACCTGTAGTTGCTCTATTTCTTGCCGTGATTTTCTTTATTGTTTTTGTAGAACAAGGATTTAATTCATGGCTACCCTCTTTTTATAAGAATCATCTGAAAGTCAATTCATTTTTTGCTCTTCAGGCAACTTCCTTTCTCGCCCTTTTTTCATATGCAGGAAGAACTGTTACTGCTAATATTATTCGTAGATTTTCATTATCGAAATATTATATTTCATGTATTTCTTTAATTGTAGTATTACTTTTGGTTATTTTAGGAATTCAATATACCGATTCTGAAGACTCAAAAATGATTCTCTTTTTATTTCCGGTAGTAGGATTATTTCTTTCACCCCTCTACCCAGTTATCAATTCAAAAATGATTGCTGTAGTAGATAAAGAAAAAATAAATCTGTTTACCTCACTTATTGTTATTTTCTCTTCTCTAGGGAGCTCAGTGAGTTCCATTATCATGGCTGTACTTTTTGGAAAGCAACTGTTGAATTTTTATCCTTTATATATTTTATGTTCTGTAATTCTTCTTTTTGTGGTTAGTTTGATATATTTTACTGTCTCAAAAAGAAAATATAGAAAATAG
- a CDS encoding acyl-CoA dehydrogenase family protein — translation MSYYPLTSIPDYYGIDALLTEEHKLIRQSIRDWVESFVMPQIDQAAQNHTDLPGLMRELGKIGALGPYIPVEYGGSGLDQISYGLIMQELERGDSAVRSAASVQSSLVMFPINEFGSEEQKMKYLPKLAAGEMIGSFGLTEPNHGSDPSSMETYFKDMGDHYLLNGAKMWITNSPLCDIAVVWAKNEEGKIQGLIVERGMEGFTTPETHNKWSLRASKTGELVFNDVKVPKENLLPGVTGLKGPLSCLNSARYGISWGVIGAAIDCHCTAVQYSKERKQFGKPIGSYQLQQKKLAEFLTEITKAQLLCLQLGTLKNEHKATPAQISMAKRNNVKMAIDIARESRQILGGMGIMGEFPMMRHAANLESVITYEGTHDVHLLITGLDITGINAF, via the coding sequence ATGTCATATTATCCTCTTACAAGCATCCCTGATTATTATGGAATTGATGCTTTACTTACTGAAGAACACAAACTGATTCGTCAATCTATCAGAGATTGGGTTGAAAGTTTTGTAATGCCGCAGATTGACCAGGCAGCACAAAATCATACTGACCTTCCTGGCCTTATGAGAGAATTAGGAAAAATCGGAGCATTAGGTCCGTATATTCCTGTTGAGTATGGTGGTTCCGGATTAGATCAGATCTCTTATGGTCTTATTATGCAGGAGTTGGAAAGAGGAGATTCAGCAGTACGTTCAGCAGCTTCAGTACAAAGCTCTTTGGTAATGTTTCCCATTAATGAGTTCGGTTCTGAAGAACAAAAAATGAAATATCTTCCGAAACTGGCTGCTGGAGAAATGATCGGTTCTTTTGGATTGACAGAGCCTAACCATGGTTCTGACCCAAGTTCTATGGAAACCTACTTCAAAGATATGGGCGACCATTATCTTTTGAATGGTGCTAAAATGTGGATCACCAACTCTCCTCTTTGCGATATTGCTGTAGTATGGGCAAAAAATGAAGAAGGAAAAATACAGGGATTAATTGTTGAAAGAGGAATGGAAGGATTCACAACTCCGGAAACACATAATAAATGGAGCTTAAGAGCTTCCAAAACAGGAGAATTGGTATTCAACGATGTAAAAGTTCCTAAAGAAAATTTACTTCCGGGTGTTACAGGATTGAAGGGGCCTTTATCTTGTCTGAATTCTGCCCGATATGGAATTTCATGGGGAGTAATCGGAGCGGCTATTGATTGCCACTGTACTGCTGTTCAGTATTCGAAAGAAAGAAAGCAGTTTGGTAAGCCAATCGGTTCTTACCAGCTTCAACAGAAAAAATTAGCTGAATTCTTAACAGAGATTACCAAAGCTCAGTTATTATGTCTTCAACTAGGAACTCTTAAAAACGAACATAAGGCAACCCCGGCACAAATATCAATGGCTAAACGTAATAATGTAAAAATGGCGATTGACATAGCAAGAGAATCAAGACAGATCCTTGGAGGGATGGGTATCATGGGTGAATTCCCAATGATGAGACATGCTGCCAATCTGGAATCTGTGATTACTTATGAAGGAACTCACGACGTTCATTTGTTAATCACCGGTTTAGATATTACAGGTATTAACGCTTTCTAA
- a CDS encoding T9SS type A sorting domain-containing protein, translating to MKKITTFLIGLTAPFYFAQQAGDVVSAEKKLDLTPQGVVNFIANNLGEQNAPDFVSYLNGFNVGLKGYKITYYTKNENNVLVKATGLLMYPNVNMKLSTVVSDHGTTDNRNNVPSNFKGTLTAGFVVELSYVLNGYILMAPDYVGMGTGDGVHPYVDYATESGATIDFVTAANKVLAQLGIKRYDEYFLAGYSQGAHAAMSTLKRLSISNPGNLKFKYAYMGDGPYDMSETTLKKGVLEKDIYPFSSFLANVLHSCNNTGFKTYTNDISEVISAEYLDRYNYHVVQDNGGLLWGPFLWRKLFTTNFVNEVTNNPNHKFRQCLKPKDVYDWYNKTPMTLGHSTVDLAIPPENTSKTIDVQRGYYSWWDLSKYKLDSFYWGPIGHVGGIVPFVLASNAKFNTLRSGGLFNERAAIGSIFGKQAAKASEEVPPLFSSQLKPDLGNMQLMEVTDFNKEKAVSRAATDRSLSSLKDGVYLLKVSENNQNKMLPYIKNTPKEVAENEIVQSENNAVLKLKIDQNELSAVHIFDENKNLVTTISRDQYQEKGGISLQDMDAQKYTFEVVTSYYNLQFSKNIGHRTLETSTDIFTQNKQIKARANNDIKNISIYHISGALILQQEVNAQQYESRSMEPGIYVVQMTLSNGKTINKKVKL from the coding sequence ATGAAGAAAATAACGACTTTTTTAATAGGACTTACAGCGCCATTCTACTTTGCCCAACAGGCTGGTGACGTTGTAAGTGCCGAAAAGAAACTGGATTTAACGCCGCAGGGGGTCGTTAATTTCATTGCCAATAATCTTGGCGAACAAAATGCCCCTGACTTTGTAAGCTATCTCAATGGTTTTAATGTAGGTTTAAAAGGATATAAAATAACCTATTACACCAAAAATGAAAACAACGTTCTTGTAAAAGCGACAGGGCTTCTGATGTATCCTAATGTTAATATGAAGCTTTCCACAGTAGTCTCTGATCACGGAACTACCGACAACAGGAATAATGTTCCGTCCAATTTCAAAGGAACTTTAACAGCCGGATTCGTAGTGGAACTTTCTTATGTACTTAATGGCTATATTTTAATGGCTCCCGACTATGTAGGGATGGGAACTGGAGATGGTGTACATCCTTATGTAGATTATGCTACTGAGTCTGGTGCAACCATTGATTTTGTTACTGCAGCCAATAAGGTATTGGCACAATTAGGCATAAAACGTTATGATGAATATTTTCTGGCAGGCTACTCACAAGGAGCACATGCTGCAATGTCTACTTTAAAAAGGTTAAGTATTTCAAATCCAGGTAATCTGAAATTTAAATATGCTTATATGGGTGACGGGCCTTATGACATGTCTGAAACGACTTTAAAGAAAGGAGTTTTAGAAAAAGATATTTATCCCTTTAGTTCATTTTTAGCGAACGTACTTCACAGCTGTAATAATACAGGATTTAAAACGTACACTAATGATATTTCAGAAGTCATTTCTGCGGAATATCTTGATCGATATAATTATCATGTTGTGCAGGATAACGGAGGTTTATTATGGGGACCATTTCTTTGGAGAAAACTGTTTACAACCAATTTTGTAAACGAAGTAACCAATAATCCGAATCATAAATTCAGACAATGTCTGAAACCTAAAGATGTATACGACTGGTATAATAAAACTCCTATGACCTTGGGACATTCTACCGTTGATCTAGCCATTCCGCCAGAGAATACTTCCAAAACGATTGACGTACAACGTGGCTATTATTCGTGGTGGGATCTGAGCAAATACAAATTGGATTCTTTCTATTGGGGACCCATCGGCCATGTAGGCGGTATTGTTCCGTTTGTTCTGGCTTCTAATGCAAAATTTAATACCTTAAGAAGCGGCGGGCTTTTTAATGAACGGGCGGCTATAGGCTCTATTTTTGGAAAACAAGCGGCAAAAGCGTCTGAGGAAGTGCCTCCTCTGTTCTCCTCTCAGTTAAAACCTGACCTTGGAAATATGCAGTTAATGGAAGTCACTGATTTTAATAAAGAAAAAGCAGTAAGCAGAGCAGCCACAGACCGCAGTTTATCTTCTTTAAAAGATGGTGTGTATTTGTTGAAAGTGTCGGAAAACAATCAGAATAAGATGCTTCCATACATTAAGAACACCCCTAAAGAAGTAGCCGAAAATGAAATCGTTCAATCTGAAAACAATGCCGTTCTAAAATTAAAGATTGATCAAAATGAACTTTCTGCAGTACATATTTTTGATGAAAATAAAAATCTGGTGACAACCATTTCCAGAGATCAGTATCAGGAAAAAGGCGGAATCAGCCTACAGGATATGGATGCTCAGAAATATACATTCGAAGTAGTTACATCATATTATAATCTGCAATTCAGTAAAAATATCGGACACCGTACATTGGAAACCAGTACAGATATCTTTACCCAAAACAAACAGATTAAAGCCAGAGCCAATAATGACATTAAAAATATAAGTATATACCATATTTCCGGAGCGCTGATTCTTCAGCAGGAAGTCAATGCCCAACAATACGAATCAAGAAGTATGGAACCTGGAATTTATGTGGTACAAATGACTCTTTCTAATGGAAAAACAATCAATAAAAAAGTTAAACTATAG